The Prevotella fusca JCM 17724 genome includes a window with the following:
- the recR gene encoding recombination mediator RecR, with protein MQQYPSQLLERAVEAFSQLPGVGRKTALRLVLHLLRQSTEDVDRFADAVIRVKHDVKYCRVCHNISDADVCSICSDPRRDASVVCVVENIQDVMAIENTQQFHGLYHVLGGIISPMDGIGPHDLEIESLVKRVEEGTVKEVILALASTMEGDTTNFYISRKLKNADVKLSVIARGISVGDELEYTDEVTLGRSILNRTPFES; from the coding sequence ATGCAACAATATCCTTCTCAACTCTTGGAGAGAGCCGTCGAGGCTTTCTCACAGTTGCCGGGTGTGGGGCGGAAAACCGCTCTGCGCCTTGTTCTGCATCTGCTCCGCCAGTCAACTGAGGATGTTGACAGATTCGCCGATGCTGTCATACGGGTGAAACATGACGTGAAGTACTGCCGGGTGTGTCATAACATCTCGGATGCTGATGTCTGTTCCATCTGTTCCGACCCTCGCAGGGACGCCTCGGTGGTCTGCGTGGTCGAGAACATACAGGACGTGATGGCTATCGAGAACACCCAGCAGTTTCATGGACTTTACCACGTGCTGGGCGGTATCATCTCGCCGATGGACGGTATCGGACCGCACGACCTTGAGATAGAATCGCTCGTAAAGCGTGTGGAGGAGGGGACGGTGAAGGAGGTTATCCTCGCCCTTGCCAGTACGATGGAGGGCGATACTACCAACTTTTATATCTCACGGAAGCTGAAGAACGCCGACGTGAAACTGTCGGTTATCGCACGGGGTATATCTGTTGGTGATGAACTTGAGTACACGGATGAGGTGACGTTGGGCAGAAGTATTCTGAACCGTACACCTTTTGAATCTTAG
- a CDS encoding T9SS type A sorting domain-containing protein — MIKNIFTPFLFTLLLSVGAAAPMQARTAVDLIEQDFQTASISVVGNVLHVLGAEDELLSIYNVTGVRVMSVKVDGSDKRYTLNLPKGCYIVKVGKLVRKVSIR; from the coding sequence ATGATAAAAAATATATTTACTCCTTTTCTATTCACATTACTGCTCTCTGTAGGAGCTGCAGCTCCGATGCAGGCACGCACGGCGGTTGACCTCATCGAGCAGGATTTCCAGACGGCATCAATATCCGTTGTGGGAAACGTGCTGCATGTTTTGGGTGCAGAGGACGAATTACTCTCCATATATAATGTGACGGGTGTGCGCGTGATGAGCGTGAAAGTTGACGGAAGCGACAAGCGTTATACGCTCAATCTGCCGAAGGGATGTTATATTGTCAAGGTGGGCAAGCTGGTCCGCAAGGTTTCTATCCGTTAA
- a CDS encoding NADH:ubiquinone reductase (Na(+)-transporting) subunit D: MDLFSKQNREVFSNPLNLDNPIMVQVLGICSALAVTSQLKPAIVMGLAVTIITAFSNVIISLIRNTIPNRIRIIVQLVVVAALVTIVSQILKAVAYDVSVQLSVYVGLIITNCILMGRLEAFAMTNKPWPSFLDGVGNGLGYAVILVVVGGIREFFGRGSLLGFKILPQSLYDAGYMDNGMMAMPAMALILLGCVIWVHRAYFYKEDKK, from the coding sequence ATGGATTTATTCTCAAAACAAAATAGAGAGGTGTTCAGCAATCCGCTGAATCTGGACAACCCGATTATGGTCCAGGTGCTCGGTATCTGTTCTGCCCTTGCCGTAACTTCACAGCTGAAGCCGGCAATTGTTATGGGACTTGCCGTTACCATCATTACGGCATTCTCCAATGTTATTATTTCACTTATCCGCAACACAATCCCTAACCGCATCCGTATTATCGTGCAGTTGGTGGTGGTAGCTGCTCTGGTAACCATTGTCAGCCAGATTCTCAAGGCTGTGGCTTACGACGTGAGTGTGCAGCTCTCTGTCTATGTCGGACTGATTATTACCAACTGTATCCTTATGGGACGTCTGGAGGCTTTCGCCATGACCAACAAGCCTTGGCCAAGTTTCCTCGACGGTGTCGGCAATGGTCTTGGCTATGCCGTAATCCTCGTTGTCGTGGGTGGCATCCGTGAGTTCTTCGGTCGTGGCTCACTGCTCGGCTTCAAGATTCTCCCGCAGAGCCTCTATGATGCAGGATATATGGACAACGGAATGATGGCAATGCCTGCCATGGCACTCATCCTCCTCGGTTGTGTTATCTGGGTTCATCGTGCATATTTCTATAAAGAAGACAAGAAGTAA
- a CDS encoding glycoside hydrolase family 10 protein codes for MKKVFLLTLICVITITTQAQTNLSDYLTQRLPKRETRAVWLTTLANLDWPKTYARSEESIQQQKQELIDILDSYQKANINTVLLQARVRAATIYPSDIEPWDHCITGVEGRAPGYGYDPLAFAVEECHKRGMEIHAWIATIPVGAKNSLGCRLLAQKGFRIRSYSTGSYLDPADPRVPSYLAAVCGEIVRKYDVDGINLDYIRYPDGWPRPSYRDGDTPDERRSYITAIVRAIHDEVKAVKPWVKMSCSPIGKYSDLSRYSSKNFNARDRVAQEAQEWLRTGLMDQLYPMQYFRGENYYPFIADWVENAHGREVVTGLGTYFLDPREGNWSLSDMTRQMYVSRAIGMGHAHFRSYFLTSNKRGIYDFEKQFNATLSLPPAMKGGKGATAPTQPANASFAQKREDKSVTLNWKGASPYYNIYASSTFPVDTKDARNLLFARYNGQSLELKNVNPSLHFAVTAMNRYGEESAALQEAERQVRTPHPSLLSNDGTDIAVPSEASQTDADHYAILTMQGQTVRNIRSKAVRQNKLHIGSLPEGMYWLKVYTRKNKAYTLGAFMIRRHKNKE; via the coding sequence ATGAAGAAGGTTTTTTTACTTACGCTCATCTGCGTAATAACAATCACAACACAAGCACAGACGAACCTCTCGGACTATCTTACGCAACGGCTGCCGAAGCGGGAGACACGTGCCGTATGGCTTACGACACTTGCCAATCTTGACTGGCCGAAGACCTACGCAAGGTCGGAGGAGAGCATACAGCAGCAGAAACAAGAACTCATTGACATCCTTGACAGTTACCAGAAGGCGAATATCAATACCGTACTGCTGCAGGCTCGTGTGCGTGCAGCTACCATCTATCCTTCCGACATTGAGCCGTGGGACCATTGCATAACGGGCGTTGAGGGCAGAGCACCGGGTTACGGCTATGACCCGCTTGCCTTTGCTGTGGAGGAATGTCACAAACGTGGAATGGAAATACATGCATGGATAGCAACGATCCCTGTGGGTGCAAAGAACTCACTGGGCTGCAGACTGCTCGCACAAAAGGGTTTCCGCATCAGAAGCTACTCTACAGGTTCTTACCTTGACCCTGCCGACCCACGTGTTCCTTCGTATCTCGCTGCTGTCTGTGGTGAGATAGTAAGAAAGTATGATGTGGACGGCATCAACCTTGACTACATCCGTTATCCTGACGGATGGCCACGCCCTTCTTACCGTGACGGCGATACTCCCGACGAGCGTCGCAGCTATATCACGGCGATAGTACGTGCCATCCACGACGAAGTGAAAGCTGTCAAGCCGTGGGTGAAGATGTCGTGCTCGCCCATCGGCAAGTACTCCGACCTCAGCCGATACAGTTCAAAGAACTTCAACGCACGTGACCGTGTCGCACAGGAGGCACAGGAGTGGCTGCGCACGGGGCTGATGGACCAGCTCTATCCAATGCAGTACTTCCGCGGGGAGAACTACTACCCTTTCATTGCCGACTGGGTAGAGAATGCACACGGACGTGAGGTGGTGACAGGACTTGGTACTTACTTCCTTGACCCACGTGAGGGCAACTGGTCGTTGAGTGACATGACCCGTCAGATGTACGTCAGCCGTGCCATCGGCATGGGTCACGCACACTTCCGTTCCTACTTCCTCACATCCAACAAGCGGGGTATCTATGACTTTGAAAAGCAGTTCAATGCCACGCTCTCACTGCCTCCTGCGATGAAAGGCGGCAAAGGTGCGACTGCACCTACACAGCCTGCCAACGCTTCCTTCGCACAGAAACGGGAGGACAAGTCGGTCACTCTGAACTGGAAAGGTGCTTCACCTTATTATAATATATATGCCAGTAGCACCTTCCCTGTCGACACGAAGGATGCCCGCAACCTGCTCTTTGCACGCTATAACGGACAGTCGCTGGAGTTGAAGAACGTCAATCCGTCCCTTCACTTCGCTGTCACGGCGATGAACCGCTATGGAGAAGAGAGCGCAGCACTGCAAGAGGCGGAACGACAGGTGCGCACCCCTCATCCGTCCTTGCTGTCTAACGACGGGACAGACATAGCTGTTCCTTCCGAGGCAAGCCAGACTGATGCCGACCATTATGCCATACTCACAATGCAGGGGCAGACAGTCCGCAACATAAGAAGCAAGGCTGTAAGACAGAACAAGCTGCACATTGGTTCCTTGCCCGAGGGAATGTATTGGCTCAAGGTTTACACTCGTAAGAACAAGGCATATACCTTAGGGGCATTCATGATCCGCCGACATAAAAACAAGGAATAG
- a CDS encoding HutD/Ves family protein, whose protein sequence is MEVIRKEAYKTTKWKGGITRQVFIAPADGDLSARRFDLRISSAIIDDTESDFSDFTGFTRYILPLEGEIALLKDNRRIPLSNNALYRFEGDEKVGSENTQGAIDFNIIVRHGIAVEVGIVQEAQFTESRQTVVFVLEDSKVDGRQLGRHDAAILEKPFQLKGKAVVVRLGG, encoded by the coding sequence ATGGAAGTAATCAGAAAAGAAGCGTACAAGACAACGAAGTGGAAAGGAGGCATCACACGTCAGGTTTTTATTGCACCTGCTGACGGCGACTTGTCAGCACGGCGTTTCGACCTGCGCATATCGTCTGCCATTATTGATGACACGGAGAGCGACTTCTCCGACTTCACTGGTTTTACCCGATATATCCTGCCGTTGGAGGGAGAGATTGCCTTGCTCAAGGACAACCGACGCATACCACTTTCAAACAATGCGTTATACAGATTTGAAGGGGATGAGAAAGTCGGTTCGGAGAATACGCAAGGTGCGATTGATTTCAATATCATCGTGCGCCATGGCATAGCTGTGGAGGTGGGGATAGTACAGGAGGCGCAGTTCACGGAAAGCCGCCAAACAGTGGTTTTTGTCCTTGAAGATAGTAAGGTTGATGGCAGACAGCTTGGCAGGCATGATGCGGCAATCCTTGAGAAACCCTTTCAGTTAAAGGGAAAGGCTGTTGTTGTCCGACTTGGCGGATAG
- a CDS encoding RNA polymerase sigma factor produces MSPLDESEVIRLLASPEGRQKVFPVIVDQYSQPLYWKIRSIVLTHDDADDVLQNTFLKAWKSLPVFQGKARLSTWLYRIAINESLDFLRHQKTATLASADADLAVANRLLADEYFDGDRSQALLQEAIATLPDVQRTVFTLRYYDEMKYSEMSEVLGTSEGSLKASYHIAVQKITDYVKRYE; encoded by the coding sequence GTGTCTCCCCTCGATGAGTCGGAAGTGATTCGCCTGTTGGCGAGTCCTGAAGGAAGACAGAAGGTTTTCCCCGTGATTGTAGACCAATACAGTCAGCCGCTGTATTGGAAGATTCGTAGTATTGTTCTTACTCATGATGATGCCGATGACGTGTTGCAGAATACGTTTCTCAAGGCGTGGAAGAGTCTTCCTGTATTTCAAGGGAAGGCACGTCTGTCCACGTGGCTCTATCGGATAGCCATCAACGAGTCACTTGATTTCCTTCGTCATCAGAAGACGGCAACACTTGCGAGTGCGGATGCTGACCTCGCTGTTGCCAACCGTCTTCTTGCTGATGAATATTTCGATGGTGACAGGAGTCAGGCATTACTGCAGGAAGCCATTGCAACCCTGCCCGATGTACAGCGCACGGTGTTCACGCTCCGTTATTATGATGAGATGAAATATTCGGAGATGAGCGAGGTTCTGGGTACGAGCGAAGGGTCGCTGAAAGCATCCTATCATATTGCGGTGCAGAAGATAACCGACTATGTGAAGCGGTATGAGTAG
- a CDS encoding GNAT family N-acetyltransferase, translating into MEKKTDVQVMLRAMEPEDLDVLYQIENDRSLWNIGSTNVPYSRYALHNYIADAKNDIYIDDQLRLMIENEAQEAVGVIDLVGFDPKNQRAELGIIIMRRFRRQGYAHAAISKLIDYTRNVLHLRQIYAVVDVGNAVSYHCLSSLGFSDGSILKEWLYCDGEYKDARIMQLFIEKG; encoded by the coding sequence ATGGAGAAGAAAACTGATGTGCAGGTCATGCTGAGAGCCATGGAGCCGGAAGACCTTGATGTGCTCTATCAGATTGAGAATGACAGGAGCCTGTGGAATATCGGCTCTACGAATGTTCCTTATAGCCGTTATGCGCTGCACAATTACATTGCTGATGCGAAGAACGACATCTATATCGACGACCAGCTTCGTTTGATGATTGAGAACGAGGCGCAGGAAGCGGTGGGAGTCATCGACCTTGTTGGTTTTGATCCTAAGAACCAGCGTGCCGAGCTGGGTATCATCATCATGAGGAGGTTCCGTCGGCAGGGTTATGCCCATGCTGCCATCTCAAAGCTAATTGACTATACACGCAACGTACTGCACCTTAGACAGATATATGCAGTTGTAGATGTTGGGAACGCCGTGTCGTACCATTGTCTTTCATCCCTTGGCTTCAGCGATGGAAGCATATTGAAAGAGTGGCTTTATTGTGACGGTGAATATAAAGATGCAAGGATAATGCAACTTTTTATTGAAAAAGGATAA
- a CDS encoding glycosyltransferase family 2 protein, with translation MKLSVVIVNYNVKYYLGQCLESLRRALKGIDAEVIVVDNHSHDDSVAYLRSRFPEVHFIASAHNLGFACGNNIAIRQSKGEYVLLLNPDTVVGEDAIRASVAFMDSHPGAGAHGVQMLNDCGERAPESRRGLPSPMVSFYKMAGLCKHFPQSDRFAHYYMGSLSWDVPGRIEVVSGAYCFLRKSALDRVGLLDEDFFMYGEDVDLSYRLLKGGFENWYLPVRILHYKGESTQKSSFRYVHVFYDAMLIFFRKHYGGMNVLWRLPIKAAIYAKALGTLVGTTVRAVRKKMGFRIPKGTSYPHYIFVGGEDVVKSCERLATENALSAEYRVAGRDALETVHNELLGRFGGRDRQFCIVYDTDLYSYQDILDAFAACPLRNVHIGFYHRKENRVITMAEIIGG, from the coding sequence ATGAAGCTGAGTGTTGTCATCGTAAACTATAACGTCAAGTACTATCTCGGACAATGTCTCGAGAGCCTTCGGCGTGCTTTGAAAGGCATTGACGCTGAGGTGATTGTGGTTGACAATCACTCCCATGATGACTCGGTGGCGTATCTTCGCAGCCGTTTCCCTGAGGTTCATTTCATTGCCAGTGCACATAATCTTGGCTTTGCGTGCGGTAACAACATTGCCATCCGCCAGAGTAAGGGCGAGTATGTGCTGCTTTTGAATCCCGATACTGTCGTGGGCGAAGATGCCATCCGTGCGTCTGTCGCCTTCATGGACAGCCATCCCGGGGCTGGTGCGCATGGTGTGCAGATGCTCAATGACTGTGGTGAAAGAGCACCGGAGAGCCGCCGCGGACTGCCTTCTCCTATGGTTTCGTTCTATAAGATGGCAGGACTCTGCAAGCATTTTCCGCAGAGTGACAGGTTTGCACATTATTATATGGGCAGTCTGTCATGGGATGTTCCGGGACGGATTGAGGTTGTCAGCGGTGCTTACTGCTTCCTGCGGAAGTCGGCTTTGGACCGGGTGGGACTTCTGGATGAGGACTTCTTCATGTATGGTGAGGATGTCGACCTCAGTTATCGGCTGCTGAAAGGCGGCTTTGAGAACTGGTATCTGCCTGTCCGCATCCTGCATTACAAGGGCGAGAGCACACAGAAGTCCAGCTTCCGTTATGTTCACGTATTCTATGATGCCATGCTCATCTTCTTCCGTAAGCATTATGGCGGAATGAATGTGCTGTGGCGGCTGCCCATCAAGGCGGCTATCTATGCGAAAGCCCTTGGTACGCTGGTGGGGACGACAGTCCGTGCCGTGCGTAAGAAGATGGGATTTCGCATTCCTAAAGGTACTTCTTATCCACATTATATCTTTGTGGGAGGCGAAGATGTGGTGAAGAGCTGCGAACGTCTTGCCACTGAGAATGCGCTTTCGGCAGAGTATCGTGTGGCAGGACGGGACGCTTTGGAGACGGTGCATAACGAGCTCCTCGGCAGGTTCGGAGGGCGGGACAGGCAGTTCTGCATCGTCTATGACACCGATTTATACAGCTATCAGGACATTCTGGATGCGTTTGCTGCGTGTCCGTTGCGCAATGTCCATATTGGTTTCTACCATCGGAAGGAGAACAGGGTCATAACCATGGCCGAAATAATAGGAGGGTGA
- the nqrE gene encoding NADH:ubiquinone reductase (Na(+)-transporting) subunit E, with amino-acid sequence MEHLISLFFRSIFVDNMIFAFFLGMCSYLAVSKSVKTSLGLGVAVTFVLLVTTPVNYLLLTKVLGPDCLADGVDLTYLSFILFIAVIAGIVQIVEMAVEKFSPSLYGALGIFLPLIAVNCAIMGASLFMQQRVGLDPSSTQYIGSVWDALIYGFGSGIGWTLAIVAMGAIREKMEYSDVPKPLQGLGITFITVGLMAMAMMCFSGLKI; translated from the coding sequence ATGGAACATCTTATTAGTTTATTCTTCCGGTCCATCTTTGTGGACAATATGATATTTGCGTTCTTCCTCGGTATGTGTTCTTACCTTGCCGTTTCAAAGAGCGTGAAGACATCATTGGGTCTTGGTGTAGCCGTAACATTCGTGCTGCTCGTTACCACACCAGTCAACTATCTGTTGCTGACCAAGGTTCTGGGTCCTGACTGTCTTGCTGACGGTGTCGACCTTACTTATCTCAGTTTCATCCTCTTTATCGCTGTCATTGCCGGTATCGTGCAGATTGTGGAGATGGCAGTCGAGAAGTTCTCACCCTCCCTTTACGGAGCATTGGGTATCTTCCTTCCGCTGATTGCCGTTAACTGTGCCATTATGGGTGCGTCTCTTTTCATGCAGCAGCGTGTCGGTCTTGATCCTTCAAGCACACAGTATATCGGTTCCGTATGGGATGCCCTCATCTATGGTTTCGGTTCTGGTATAGGCTGGACACTGGCTATCGTGGCAATGGGTGCTATCCGTGAGAAGATGGAATATTCTGATGTACCAAAGCCTTTGCAGGGACTGGGCATCACATTTATTACAGTAGGACTGATGGCAATGGCAATGATGTGCTTCTCAGGTCTTAAAATCTAA
- the nqrF gene encoding NADH:ubiquinone reductase (Na(+)-transporting) subunit F, with amino-acid sequence MGQFITTSIVVFLITILVLVILLLVAKKYLSPSGKVTITINGDRQMTVDQGSSVMATLNENGVFLPSACGGKASCGQCKVQVVEGGGEILDSERPHFSRKEIKENWRLGCQCKVKGDMSLKVPESVMGVKEWECTVISNKNVSSFIKEFKVALPPGEHMDFVPGSYAQIKIPAYDCIDYDKDFDKNDIGEEYLGPWKQFNLLSLKAKNPEDTVRAYSMANYPAEGDIITLTVRIASTPFLPRPQVGFQNVPTGIGSSYIFSLKPGDKVMMSGPYGDFHPNFTSGKEMIWIGGGAGMAPLRAQIMHMTKTLHTRDREMHFFYGARSLSEAFFLEDFWELEKEYPNFHFHLSLDRQDPKADEAGVKYYTGFAVNCIRDEYLQQHEAPEDCEYYLCGPPMLIKTVTDYLDSLGVDQDAIMYDNFG; translated from the coding sequence ATGGGACAATTCATAACAACAAGTATTGTAGTATTCCTGATTACCATCCTTGTGTTGGTGATCCTCCTGCTTGTGGCTAAAAAGTATCTCAGTCCGAGCGGAAAGGTAACGATAACTATTAACGGTGACAGGCAGATGACCGTTGACCAGGGTAGCTCCGTAATGGCTACACTGAATGAGAACGGCGTCTTCCTGCCCTCTGCCTGCGGTGGAAAGGCAAGCTGTGGACAGTGTAAGGTGCAGGTCGTTGAAGGTGGCGGTGAGATTCTCGACTCTGAGCGTCCTCACTTCAGCCGTAAGGAAATCAAGGAGAACTGGCGTCTGGGATGTCAGTGTAAGGTGAAGGGCGATATGTCGCTCAAGGTTCCAGAGTCTGTCATGGGCGTCAAGGAGTGGGAGTGCACCGTCATTTCCAACAAGAACGTGTCCAGCTTCATCAAGGAGTTCAAGGTTGCCTTGCCTCCAGGTGAGCACATGGACTTCGTTCCGGGCTCGTATGCACAGATCAAGATTCCTGCATACGACTGCATCGACTATGACAAGGACTTTGACAAGAATGATATTGGCGAGGAATACCTCGGTCCGTGGAAGCAGTTCAATCTTCTTTCACTGAAGGCAAAGAACCCTGAAGATACGGTTCGTGCTTACTCTATGGCAAACTATCCAGCTGAGGGTGACATCATCACGCTGACTGTACGCATCGCTTCAACCCCGTTCCTGCCACGTCCGCAGGTAGGTTTCCAGAACGTTCCGACAGGCATCGGTTCTTCTTACATCTTCTCGCTCAAGCCGGGTGACAAGGTGATGATGAGCGGTCCTTACGGTGACTTCCATCCTAACTTCACCTCTGGTAAGGAGATGATTTGGATTGGCGGTGGTGCAGGTATGGCTCCTTTGCGTGCGCAGATTATGCACATGACAAAGACACTCCACACCCGTGACCGTGAGATGCACTTTTTCTATGGTGCGCGTTCACTCAGCGAGGCTTTCTTCCTTGAGGACTTCTGGGAACTGGAGAAGGAATATCCAAACTTCCACTTCCACCTCTCTCTCGACCGTCAGGACCCGAAGGCGGATGAGGCAGGAGTGAAGTATTACACCGGTTTTGCCGTGAACTGCATCCGTGATGAGTATCTGCAGCAGCACGAAGCACCAGAGGATTGCGAGTATTATCTCTGTGGACCTCCAATGCTTATCAAGACTGTTACCGATTATCTTGACAGCCTTGGTGTTGATCAGGATGCCATCATGTACGATAACTTTGGATAA
- a CDS encoding membrane protein — translation MIKRCMLLVAAMIVSICASAQFQEGKGYLGASLTGLDLHYNGQDGFNIGVQAKAGYFPWDNVMLLAMVDAVHNGSKTVADHISVGVGGRYYITQNGLYLGAGAKLLHANHSYNDLMPGIEVGYAFFINRSVTIEPAIYYDQSFKKHDYSTVGLKVGLGIYLFDD, via the coding sequence ATGATAAAAAGATGTATGCTGCTTGTCGCGGCAATGATTGTGAGCATCTGTGCATCAGCACAGTTTCAGGAGGGAAAAGGCTATCTCGGTGCTTCTCTTACAGGACTTGACCTGCATTATAACGGTCAGGACGGGTTCAATATAGGTGTGCAGGCAAAGGCTGGTTACTTCCCTTGGGATAATGTTATGCTGCTTGCTATGGTTGATGCAGTGCATAATGGTTCCAAGACAGTTGCCGACCATATCAGCGTTGGCGTTGGCGGACGATACTATATCACACAGAACGGACTCTATCTGGGTGCGGGTGCGAAGCTCCTCCATGCCAATCACAGCTATAATGACCTGATGCCGGGTATTGAGGTGGGCTATGCCTTCTTCATCAACCGTTCGGTAACCATTGAGCCTGCAATCTACTACGATCAGTCGTTCAAGAAGCATGATTACTCAACGGTGGGATTGAAGGTCGGTCTTGGTATCTATCTCTTTGATGATTGA
- a CDS encoding glycoside hydrolase family 10 protein translates to MRQFHSLLRLLIAAMVFVGAGNVVYGKNLIKKREFRGAWIQCVNGQFQGIGTQQMQRTLRYQLDELQRDGVNAIIFQVRAECDALYPSKYEPWSKFLTGRQGTPPSPYWDPLQWMITECHNRGMELHAWINPYRAKTKNTSQLAVNHIAMTNPNRVFSYDGLYILNPALPENRNYICAVVDDIVSRYDIDGLHIDDYFYPYPVAGLAIPDQGNFQRDRRGFTNINDWRRNNVDLFIKQLGESIHRRKPWVKFGVSPFGIYRNQKSDPRNGSRTNGLQNYDDLYADVLKWVNNGWVDYCVPQLYWEIGNRAADYKELIGWWNRNAGNRPLYIGEDVLRTVKHADPQNPNSNQLPAKRRLHEQSANVNGTVLWYAKSVVDNPGNYGTLLRTHYWRYPALQPLMPFIDDDAPSKPRKVKARQEGDGYYLTWKAPRGEGWKDAAYRYVVYRFRTDEPINLHDASKIVGMPYGNRLRLNYRDGNTKYVYVVTALDRMSNESHGKKKKVKL, encoded by the coding sequence ATGAGACAATTTCATTCTCTCTTGAGATTATTGATTGCCGCGATGGTCTTTGTCGGGGCAGGCAATGTTGTGTATGGTAAGAATCTAATTAAGAAACGGGAATTCCGTGGCGCATGGATTCAGTGTGTCAACGGACAGTTCCAAGGCATCGGCACACAGCAGATGCAGCGTACATTGCGTTATCAGTTGGACGAATTACAGAGAGATGGCGTGAATGCCATTATCTTCCAGGTGCGTGCAGAGTGTGACGCACTTTATCCAAGTAAGTACGAACCATGGAGTAAGTTCCTTACGGGGCGTCAGGGCACACCTCCCTCGCCTTACTGGGACCCATTGCAGTGGATGATTACCGAGTGCCATAACCGTGGTATGGAACTCCATGCGTGGATTAATCCTTATCGTGCTAAGACGAAGAATACCAGTCAGTTGGCGGTTAATCATATTGCGATGACCAATCCTAACCGTGTCTTCTCATACGATGGTCTTTACATCCTCAATCCTGCTCTGCCGGAGAATCGTAATTACATCTGTGCAGTGGTTGATGACATTGTAAGCCGATATGATATTGACGGACTGCATATCGACGACTATTTCTATCCTTATCCTGTCGCAGGACTTGCTATTCCCGACCAGGGTAACTTCCAGCGTGACAGACGTGGATTTACCAATATCAACGATTGGAGACGCAACAATGTTGACCTCTTCATCAAGCAGTTGGGCGAGTCTATCCATCGCCGGAAGCCTTGGGTGAAGTTCGGCGTGTCACCTTTCGGCATCTATCGCAATCAGAAGAGCGACCCGAGGAACGGCAGTCGCACGAATGGTCTTCAGAACTATGACGACCTGTATGCCGATGTGCTGAAGTGGGTGAACAACGGATGGGTTGACTATTGCGTGCCGCAACTGTATTGGGAAATCGGCAATCGTGCTGCAGATTACAAGGAACTTATCGGATGGTGGAACCGCAATGCAGGCAATCGGCCGCTTTATATAGGCGAGGACGTTCTTCGCACGGTGAAGCATGCTGACCCGCAGAATCCTAATTCCAATCAGCTTCCTGCCAAACGCCGTCTGCACGAGCAGTCTGCGAATGTCAATGGTACTGTGCTGTGGTATGCAAAGTCGGTCGTTGACAATCCGGGTAACTACGGTACGCTTCTGCGCACTCACTACTGGCGTTATCCGGCATTGCAGCCATTGATGCCATTCATTGACGACGATGCGCCGTCAAAGCCAAGGAAAGTGAAGGCAAGGCAGGAGGGAGATGGCTATTATCTTACATGGAAGGCTCCGAGGGGAGAAGGCTGGAAAGATGCAGCTTATCGTTATGTTGTCTATCGTTTCCGTACTGATGAGCCAATCAACCTCCATGATGCTTCCAAGATAGTGGGCATGCCTTACGGTAACAGGCTCCGCCTCAATTATAGGGACGGCAATACAAAATACGTCTATGTCGTTACTGCGCTTGACCGCATGAGTAACGAGAGTCATGGAAAAAAGAAAAAAGTGAAGCTGTAG